In Oreochromis niloticus isolate F11D_XX linkage group LG18, O_niloticus_UMD_NMBU, whole genome shotgun sequence, one genomic interval encodes:
- the LOC109195361 gene encoding tripartite motif-containing protein 16-like: MNQMDQTKFCCSVCLDLLKDPVTIPCGHSYCMNCIKSFWDEEEKKKIYSCPQCRQTFTTRPVLVKNTMLADLVEELKKTGLQAAPADHCYAGPEDVACDVCTGRKMKAFKSCLFCLASYCEKHLQPHYDVAPLKKHKLVEPSKKLQENICSRHDEVMKMFCRTDQQSICYLCSVDEHKGHDTVSAAAERTERQRELEVSRQNIQQRIQDREKDVKLLQQEVEAINQSADQTVEHSEKIFTELIHLIQKRSSDVKQQIRSQQETEVSRVKELEEKLEQEITELKRKDAELKQLSHTEDHIQFLHNYPSLSALSESTDSSSINIRPLSYFEDVTAAVSEVRDKLQDILRQEWTNISLTVTEVDVLLSDPPEPKTRAGFLKYSCEITLDPNTAHKQLLLSEGNRKATAVKQQQSYSDHPDRFTGWWSVLSRESLTGRCYWEVEWRGGGVRVAVAYKNISRKGYECVFGHNDKSWSLDCDNNSYTFWYNNIKTRVSGPRSSRVGVYLDHRAGILSFYSVSETMTLLHRVQTTFTQPLYAGLWLWRIGDTAELIKVK; encoded by the coding sequence atgaatcaaatggaccaaacaaaattctgctgttcagtctgtttggatctactgaaggatccggtgactattccctgtggacacagctactgcatgaactgtattaaaagcttctgggatgaagaggaaaagaagaaaatctacagctgccctcagtgcagacagactttcacaacgaggcctgtcctggtgaaaaacaccatgttagcagatttagtggaggagctgaagaagactggactccaagctgctcctgctgatcactgctatgctggacctgaagatgtggcctgtgatgtctgcactggaagaaaaatgaaagcctTCAAGTCCTGTTTATTCTGTCTGGCatcttactgtgagaaacaccttCAGCCTCATTATGATGTGGctccattaaagaaacacaagctggtggagccctccaagaagctccaggagaacatctgctctcgtcatgatgaggtgatgaagatgttctgccgtactgatcagcagagtatctgttatctctgctctgtggatgaacataaaggccacgacacagtctcagctgcagcagaaaggactgagaggcagagagagctggaggtgagtcgacaaaacatccagcagagaatccaggacagagagaaagatgtgaagctgcttcaacaggaggtggaggccatcaatcagtctgctgatcaaacagtggagcacagtgagaagatcttcactgagctgatccatctcatccagaaaagaagctctgatgtgaagcagcagatcagatcccagcaggaaactgaagtgagtcgagtcaaagagcttgaggagaagctggagcaggagatcactgagctgaagaggaaagatgctgagctgaagcagctctcacacacagaggatcacatccagtttctacacaactacccctcactgtcagcactcagtgagtctacagactcatccagcatcaatatccgtcctctgagctactttgaggatgtgacagcagctgtgtcagaggtcagagataaactacaggacattctgagacaggaatggacaaacatctcactgacagtcactgaagtggatgttttactgtcagatccaccagagccaaagaccagagctggattcttaaaatattcatgtgaaatcacactggatccaaacacagcacacaaacagctgttattatcagaggggaacagaaaagcaacagcagtgaaacaacaacagtcttattctgatcatccagacagattcactGGATGGTGGTCGgtcctgagtagagagagtctgactggtcgttgttactgggaggtggagtggagaggggGAGGAGTTCGTGTGGCAGTTGCATACAAGAATATCAGCAGAAAAGGATATGAATGTGTATTTGGACATAATGACAAATCTTGGTCATTAGATTGTGACAACAACAGTTATACATTTTGGTACAACAACATTAAAACTCGTGTCTCAGGTCCTCGttcctccagagtaggagtgtacctggatcacagagcaggtattttgtccttctacagcgtctctgaaaccatgactctcctccacagagtccagaccacattcactcagccgctctatgctggacttTGGCTTTGGCGAATTGGAGATACTGCTGAGTTGATTAAAGTGAAATAG
- the LOC109195503 gene encoding malonyl-CoA-acyl carrier protein transacylase, mitochondrial-like yields MSELSSSKVDSFGDYSLSGRAVRLISSADTSLDEEQLMLASVAVRMAASSRGKVRSLVSLSRTLSTNKPGSAAGDYPPPAEVPASPPNSEPAAAPQRRPKKDPSGCSVLLFPGQGSQFVGMGRGLLKYPNVKEMFTVAQKILGYDLCSRSTGV; encoded by the coding sequence ATGTCAGAGTTGAGTTCAAGCAAAGTTGACTCTTTCGGTGATTACAGTTTGTCCGGGCGGGCTGTGCGTCTTATTTCATCCGCAGACACGTCGTTGGATGAGGAACAGCTCATGTTGGCATCAGTGGCAGTCAGGATGGCAGCATCTTCCAGAGGGAAGGTCAGGTCGCTGGTCTCTCTGAGCAGGACGCTGTCCACCAACAAGCCCGGTTCCGCGGCTGGAGATTACCCTCCTCCGGCTGAAGTCCCCGCTTCTCCCCCGAACAGCGAGCCAGCCGCGGCGCCTCAGCGGAGACCCAAAAAAGACCCCAGCGGCTGCTCCGTGCTCCTCTTCCCCGGTCAGGGCAGCCAGTTTGTGGGCATGGGCAGAGGACTTTTGAAATACCCCAACGTTAAAGAAATGTTCACCGTAGCCCAGAAGATCCTGGGTTACGACCTGTGTTCCAGATCTACTGGCgtttag
- the LOC109195443 gene encoding serine/threonine-protein kinase pim-2-like, producing the protein MVKLAGEAEGSVGISAPVSLLEWFDLGKELILVLERPVPAVDLQKYKAENGRTLTEDKAKVILKQLVDAVKELEDKHIFHRDIKGQNILIETGSDVPRVRIIDFGLSCFVKQRSLYRIFYGTPLHIPPEWYIRSCYRCGPTTVWQMGVVLYEALHARYFSTARFLTKKLSIKKRLSTECRNFLDACLAIVPEKRPTLEELQLHPWLR; encoded by the exons ATGGTTAAACTTGCAGGTGAAGCAGAAGGGTCAGTGGGAATATCTGCACCTGTGTCCTTGCTGGAGTGGTTCGACCTTGGCAAAGAGCTGATCCTGGTGCTGGAGAGACCTGTCCCCGCTGTGGACCTGCAAAAATACAAAGCAGAAAATGGAAGAACTTTAACAGAGGACAAGGCCAAG GTCATTCTGAAGCAACTAGTTGATGCTGTAAAGGAACTTGAGgataaacacatctttcatcggGACATCAAGGGACAAAACATTCTGATTGAGACCGGCTCAGATGTGCCTCGTGTTCGCATCATTGACTTTGGACTGAGCTGCTTTGTTAAACAGCGATCTCTGTATCGCATCTTCTATG gCACTCCTCTTCACATCCCTCCCGAGTGGTACATTAGGAGCTGCTACAGGTGTGGACCCACCACGGTGTGGCAAATGGGAGTGGTGTTGTATGAAGCGCTTCATGCACGATACTTTAGTACCGCGAGGTTCCTCACAAAGAAACTGAGCATCAAAAAGCGTCTGTCCACAG aATGCCGGAATTTCTTGGACGCATGTTTAGCTATAGTCCCGGAGAAGCGCCCAACACTGGAGGAGCTCCAGCTTCACCCCTGGCTaagataa
- the LOC106097612 gene encoding differentially expressed in FDCP 6 homolog has translation MQVKGKEAEQQKKRIRELELTQQQLEVALNMEIQALLEEERARLELERLLQAEDEKRKHFQLLQEQQRTMQNLSPIQELSDGSPDEDTPSALNSASQELQDLQASRQRSHQRLEEVQERLRNASQHVRHWNIQLNRLMTPITPAERLESRLLSKPTCPKKEGALASNEFITKFKIRVDQNRGDDESLEHQLEAANLSDESFEAQTEVNGQI, from the exons ATGCAGGTGAAGGGAAAGGAGGCTGAACAACAGAAGAAGAGGATCAGGGAGCTGGAGCtgacacagcagcagctggaagTTGCCCTTAATATGGAGATCCAGGCTctgctggaggaggagagggcCAGACTGGAGCTTGAGCG GTTGCTGCAGGCTGAAGATGAAAAGAGGAAAC aTTTCCAGCTCCTCCAGGAGCAGCAACGTACAATGCAAAACCTCAGCCCCATACAGGAGCTGTCAGATGGCAGTCCCGATGAGGACACCCCCTCAGCCCTCAACTCTGCCTCTCAGGAGCTCCAGGATCTGCAGGCATCTCGCCAAAGAAGCCACCAGCGTCTGGAG GAGGTTCAGGAGAGGCTGAGGAATGCCAGTCAACATGTACGGCACTGGAACATCCAGCTGAACCGACTGATGACCCCCATTACTCCTGCAG AGCGACTGGAAAGCCGGCTGTTATCAAAGCCCACATGCCCTAAAAAGGAGGGCGCGCTGGCCAGTAATGAGTTCATCACTAAGTTTAAGATAAGAGTTGATCAGAATAGAGGCGATGATGAAAGTCTGGAGCATCAGTTGGAGGCTGCCAACCTGTCTGATGAATCGTTCGAGGCCCAGACAGAAGTCAACGGACAAATATGA
- the LOC106097611 gene encoding malonyl-CoA-acyl carrier protein transacylase, mitochondrial, translated as MQKASELVPSGMLSVIGRPQDQYNYACLQAKEHCKSLRMENPVCSVANYLFPDGRVIAGHQQALDFLQENSRRLKFMRTKTLPVSGAFHTELMASATEPLREVLRQVESEGKSSLHHELKLKRRIQRENSQRERSGSARSSCSSRGSQSDDLTIHETEKTEKEKDKQDLEIENIIKVSEGYKNLFL; from the exons ATGCAGAAGGCCTCAGAACTGGTTCCCAGTGGGATGCTGTCAGTCATTGGTAGACCTCAGGATCAGTATAATTATGCCTGTCTGCAGGCAAAAGAGCACTGCAAGAGTCTGAGGATGGAGAATCCTGTGTGCTCTGTGGCCAACTACCTGTTTCCAGATGGCAGGGTTATTGCAGGGCACCAGCAG GCTCTGGATTTCCTCCAGGAAAACTCTCGGCGCCTAAAGTTCATGCGGACCAAAACTCTCCCAGTCAGTGGTGCGTTCCATACTGAGCTGATGGCATCGGCTACTGAACCCCTCAGAGAGGTGCTCCGGCAGGTGGAG AGTGAGGGAAAGTCTTCCCTTCACCATGAACTCAAACTGAAGAGACGGATCCAGCGGGAAAACAGTCAGCGGGAACGCAGCGGGAGCGCccgcagcagctgcagcagcaggggcAGCCAATCTGATGACTTGACTATCCATGAGacggagaaaacagaaaaagagaaagacaaacagGACTTAGAGATTGAAAACATTATCAAGGTAAGTGAGGGCTATAAGAatctttttttgtaa
- the LOC112842969 gene encoding tripartite motif-containing protein 16-like protein, protein MVSLTVTEVDVLLSDPPEPKTRAGFLKYSCEITLDPNTAHKQLLLSEGNRKVTLTEQQSYSDHPDRFTGWFQVLSRESLTGRCYWEVEWRGGGVDVAVAYKNISRAGSVNECRFGLNDKSWSLDCNNNSYTFLYNNVQTRVSGPRSSRVGVYLDHRAGILSFYSVSETMTLLHRVQTTFTQPLYAGLRLYYDYDDDCGATAELIKVK, encoded by the exons ATGG tctcactgacagtcactgaagtggatgttttactgtcagatccaccagagccaaagaccagagctggattcttaaaatattcatgtgaaatcacactggatccaaacacagcacacaaacagctgttatTATCAGAGGGGAACAGAAAAGTAACATTAACGGAACAACAGTCTtattctgatcatccagacagattcactGGATGGTTTCAGgtcctgagtagagagagtctgactggacgttgttactgggaggtggagtggagaggggGAGGAGTTGATGTAGCAGTCGCATACAAGAATATCAGCAGAGCAGGGAGTGTGAATGAATGTAGATTTGGACTTAATGACAAATCTTGGTCGTTAGATTGTAACAACAACAGTTATACATTTTTGTACAACAACGTCCAAACTCGTGTCTCAGGTCCTCGttcctccagagtaggagtgtacctggatcacagagcaggtattttgtccttctacagcgtctctgaaaccatgactctcctccacagagtccagaccacattcactcagccgctctatgctggactGAGGCTTTACTACGATTATGATGATGATTGTGGAGCCACAGCTGAGTTGATTAAAGTGAAATAG